From a region of the Actinopolymorpha singaporensis genome:
- a CDS encoding transglycosylase domain-containing protein, whose amino-acid sequence MTRRHEDRYADDHTTVDVYGEQRGERGPRGHRQAHRRPRRPRRRLRRFLLGCLFAFLGLAILGVAAFVIGYARTSVPDPNAMLDSNTTTIYYNDGRNILGSFHAQNRISVPLDQVPKNTQDAVIAAENRSFWTDRGVSPSGIVRAAWNTARGQNVQGGSTITQQYVKNYYLTQEQTWTRKVKELFITLKVQRQLSKQEILQNYLNTSYFGRGAWGIETASQAYFGKHVQELKPPESAVLASLLRAPSIYDPAVDPTNRPRLEARYHYVLGGMAKLGHLSTAQAAQEPLPKIKPIRKSSNYAGPGGYLVTQVRKELVKLGYSEQQIETGGLQVTTTVDAKAQRAMQHAFAKNFPKKNAKGVYAGGAAVRPGTGEVVAMYGGKDYIKRQFNDATQAKLQPGSTFKSFALAAALEDGVSLRSRFAGNSPFELDNGDEVRNEFNRDYGRYVDLMKATRDSINTAYVDLTVNKIGPPAVYDAAVRAGVPANSPGLEKHAKIALGFASVSPMDMANSYATFAAEGRRAPWHLVDKVTAPGGNVLHETKVQDKREFSKPVVRDVDYALQDVVKHGSAEEAAQNLGRPAAGKTGTHEDQTAWFVGYTPQLSASVAFYKDANGDGKKESLDNVGGMNTFFGGGYPARIWAQFMREALAGQPVRQFPPPAKLGKVVNPKPTFTPPPRQPRPTLTPTPTPTPTPTPTATPTPTDTPTPTPTFTRKPPGPKPKPTNTLPIPTPTSSPSPTKTKGPHRPFP is encoded by the coding sequence GTGACACGCAGACACGAAGACAGGTATGCCGACGACCACACCACAGTGGACGTCTACGGCGAGCAACGCGGGGAACGGGGACCTCGCGGGCACCGCCAAGCCCACAGGCGACCCAGGCGACCCAGGCGGCGCCTGCGGCGCTTTCTGCTCGGCTGCCTGTTCGCCTTCCTCGGGCTCGCCATCCTGGGCGTCGCGGCGTTCGTGATCGGCTACGCGCGTACGTCCGTCCCGGACCCGAACGCGATGCTGGACTCGAACACCACGACGATCTACTACAACGACGGCAGGAACATTCTGGGCTCCTTCCACGCCCAGAACCGCATCTCCGTGCCGCTGGACCAGGTGCCCAAGAACACCCAGGACGCGGTGATCGCGGCGGAGAACCGCAGCTTCTGGACCGACCGCGGCGTCTCGCCGAGCGGCATCGTCCGCGCCGCGTGGAACACCGCGCGGGGTCAGAACGTCCAGGGTGGTTCCACGATCACCCAGCAGTACGTCAAGAACTACTACCTGACCCAGGAACAGACCTGGACCCGCAAGGTCAAGGAACTCTTCATCACCCTGAAGGTCCAGCGGCAGTTGTCCAAGCAGGAGATCCTGCAGAACTACCTCAACACCAGCTACTTCGGCCGCGGCGCGTGGGGCATCGAGACCGCGTCGCAGGCGTACTTCGGCAAGCATGTGCAGGAGCTCAAGCCCCCGGAGTCGGCGGTGCTGGCGTCCCTGCTGCGGGCACCGTCCATCTACGACCCGGCGGTCGACCCGACCAATCGTCCGCGGCTCGAGGCGCGCTACCACTACGTGCTCGGCGGGATGGCCAAGCTCGGGCACCTGTCCACCGCCCAGGCCGCCCAGGAGCCGCTGCCGAAGATCAAGCCGATCCGCAAGAGCAGCAACTACGCCGGGCCGGGCGGTTATCTCGTCACGCAGGTACGCAAGGAACTGGTCAAGCTCGGCTACAGCGAGCAGCAGATCGAGACCGGCGGCCTGCAGGTCACCACGACCGTCGACGCCAAGGCTCAGCGCGCCATGCAGCACGCGTTCGCGAAGAACTTCCCGAAGAAGAACGCCAAGGGTGTGTACGCGGGCGGCGCCGCCGTGCGTCCGGGCACCGGCGAGGTGGTCGCGATGTACGGCGGGAAGGACTACATCAAGCGCCAGTTCAACGACGCCACCCAGGCCAAGCTGCAGCCGGGCTCGACGTTCAAGTCGTTCGCCCTGGCCGCCGCGCTGGAGGACGGTGTGTCCCTGCGCAGCCGGTTCGCCGGCAACTCGCCGTTCGAGCTCGACAACGGTGACGAGGTGCGCAACGAGTTCAACCGCGACTACGGCCGCTACGTCGACCTGATGAAGGCCACCCGCGACTCGATCAACACCGCCTACGTCGATCTCACCGTCAACAAGATCGGCCCGCCGGCGGTGTACGACGCGGCCGTGCGCGCAGGCGTCCCGGCGAACTCTCCCGGCCTGGAGAAGCACGCGAAGATCGCACTCGGTTTCGCGTCGGTGTCCCCGATGGACATGGCCAACTCCTACGCGACGTTCGCGGCCGAGGGCAGGCGCGCGCCGTGGCACCTCGTGGACAAGGTCACCGCGCCGGGCGGCAACGTGCTGCACGAGACGAAGGTGCAGGACAAGCGGGAGTTCTCCAAGCCGGTGGTCCGCGACGTCGACTACGCGCTGCAGGACGTCGTGAAGCACGGCAGCGCGGAGGAGGCGGCGCAGAACCTCGGCCGCCCCGCCGCAGGCAAGACCGGCACCCACGAGGACCAGACGGCGTGGTTCGTGGGCTACACCCCGCAGTTGTCCGCGTCGGTGGCGTTCTACAAGGACGCGAACGGCGACGGGAAGAAGGAGTCGCTGGACAACGTGGGCGGGATGAACACGTTCTTCGGCGGCGGCTACCCGGCGCGGATCTGGGCGCAGTTCATGCGTGAGGCACTGGCCGGCCAGCCGGTACGCCAGTTCCCGCCGCCGGCCAAGCTCGGGAAGGTCGTCAACCCCAAGCCGACCTTCACCCCGCCGCCGCGTCAACCCCGGCCGACGCTCACCCCGACGCCGACCCCCACCCCGACGCCGACACCTACGGCGACTCCGACTCCCACGGACACGCCCACGCCGACCCCGACCTTCACCCGGAAGCCGCCGGGTCCGAAACCCAAGCCGACCAACACTCTCCCCATCCCGACGCCCACCTCGTCGCCCAGCCCGACCAAGACCAAAGGACCCCACAGGCCGTTCCCCTGA
- a CDS encoding DUF5318 family protein: MWSQRSVVDYSLQRKATLRALRGGHATVMEDVCDADPYLLRAAKFHGEPTDRPCPICRKEKLTHVTYVFGDELGQYSGRIRQTPELERMAREHGEFRVYVIEVCQSCSWNHLTLSYVLGDGVPRRPPRRQRTVEDEYS; this comes from the coding sequence ATGTGGTCCCAACGGTCGGTGGTCGATTACAGCCTGCAGAGGAAGGCGACGCTGCGGGCGCTACGTGGTGGCCACGCGACCGTGATGGAGGACGTGTGCGACGCCGATCCCTACCTTCTCCGAGCGGCGAAGTTTCACGGGGAACCAACCGACCGGCCCTGCCCGATCTGCCGGAAGGAGAAGCTGACCCACGTCACCTACGTCTTCGGTGACGAGCTCGGCCAGTACTCCGGCCGGATTCGGCAGACGCCCGAACTGGAGCGGATGGCCCGCGAACACGGCGAGTTCCGGGTCTACGTCATCGAGGTCTGCCAGAGTTGCTCGTGGAACCACCTCACACTTTCGTACGTCCTCGGTGACGGTGTGCCACGGCGACCGCCGCGCCGGCAGCGCACAGTCGAGGACGAGTACTCCTAG
- a CDS encoding PadR family transcriptional regulator, whose translation MARRGGVLELAVLGLLHEAPMHGYELRKRLNARFGWGRALSYGSLYPCLKSLLARDCVREDSPADGDDRTTAGTAARRRARIVYRLTPAGEQRLTELLAEGGPSAWDDDNFGVRFAFFARTDAAVRLRILEGRRRRLEERLDRTRAQLHRTQERLDTYAVELQRHGVESVEREVHWLSDLIASERVGRPAVTDRAAPGYYPTEEHRTEEHRTEDHHIQVHRTQEHRPDRGEGS comes from the coding sequence ATGGCACGCCGCGGCGGCGTCCTCGAGCTCGCGGTCCTTGGCCTCCTGCACGAGGCGCCGATGCACGGGTACGAGCTGCGCAAGCGCCTCAACGCGAGGTTCGGATGGGGACGCGCGCTGTCCTACGGCTCGCTCTACCCCTGCCTGAAGTCCCTTCTCGCCCGGGACTGCGTCCGCGAGGACTCCCCCGCCGACGGCGACGACCGGACCACCGCCGGCACCGCCGCCCGGCGACGGGCGCGGATCGTCTACCGCCTCACCCCTGCCGGAGAGCAGCGCCTCACCGAACTGCTGGCCGAGGGGGGTCCGTCCGCCTGGGACGACGACAACTTCGGCGTCCGCTTCGCGTTCTTCGCGCGTACGGACGCGGCCGTGCGACTGCGCATCCTGGAGGGCCGGCGCCGGCGGCTGGAGGAGCGCCTGGACCGCACCCGGGCCCAGCTTCACCGTACGCAGGAACGCCTCGACACCTACGCCGTCGAACTCCAGCGACACGGCGTGGAGTCCGTCGAGCGGGAGGTGCACTGGCTCAGCGACCTGATCGCCTCCGAACGCGTGGGCCGCCCGGCCGTCACAGACCGGGCCGCTCCTGGGTACTACCCCACCGAAGAGCACCGCACCGAAGAGCACCGCACCGAAGACCACCACATCCAGGTGCACCGCACCCAAGAGCACCGACCAGACCGAGGAGAGGGTTCATGA
- a CDS encoding inositol-3-phosphate synthase, with amino-acid sequence MSPQSIRVAIVGVGNCATSLIQGVHYYRDADPSQKVPGLMHVRFGDYHVRDVEFVAAFDVDAKKVGLDLADATRASENNTIRICDVPPTGITVQRGHTLDGLGKYYRETISESEQEPVDIVAALREAEADVLVSYLPVGSEAADKFYAQCAIDAGVAFVNALPVFIATDPEWAAKFTEAGLPIVGDDIKSQVGATITHRVLSKLFEDRGVVVERTYQLNFGGNMDFMNMLERDRLESKKISKTQSVTSQIPHHLEKRNVHVGPSDHVPWLDDRKWAYVRLEGRAFGDVPLSLEYKLEVWDSPNSAGIIIDAIRAAKIAKDRGIGGPILSASSYFMKSPPEQYSDDVARELVEKFIRGEVER; translated from the coding sequence ATGAGCCCGCAGTCGATCCGGGTTGCCATCGTCGGCGTGGGAAACTGCGCGACATCACTGATCCAGGGAGTCCACTACTACCGCGACGCCGACCCCTCCCAGAAGGTGCCGGGGCTGATGCACGTGCGGTTCGGCGACTACCACGTGCGGGACGTGGAGTTCGTCGCCGCGTTCGACGTCGACGCCAAGAAGGTGGGCCTCGACCTCGCCGACGCCACCCGGGCCAGCGAGAACAACACGATCAGGATCTGTGACGTACCGCCGACCGGGATCACGGTGCAGCGCGGTCACACCCTGGACGGCCTCGGGAAGTACTACCGGGAGACGATCAGCGAGTCCGAGCAAGAACCGGTTGACATCGTGGCCGCACTGCGCGAGGCCGAGGCCGACGTGCTGGTCTCCTACCTGCCGGTGGGTTCGGAGGCGGCGGACAAGTTCTACGCGCAATGCGCCATTGACGCGGGGGTCGCGTTCGTCAATGCCCTGCCGGTGTTCATCGCCACCGACCCGGAGTGGGCGGCGAAGTTCACCGAGGCCGGGCTGCCGATCGTCGGCGACGACATCAAGAGCCAGGTCGGTGCGACGATCACACACCGCGTGCTGTCCAAGCTGTTCGAGGACCGCGGCGTCGTGGTGGAGCGCACGTACCAGCTCAACTTCGGCGGCAACATGGACTTCATGAACATGCTGGAGCGGGACCGGCTGGAGTCGAAGAAGATCTCGAAGACCCAGTCCGTGACGTCGCAGATCCCGCACCATCTGGAAAAGCGCAACGTACACGTGGGTCCGAGCGACCACGTGCCCTGGCTGGACGACCGCAAGTGGGCGTACGTACGGCTGGAGGGCCGGGCGTTCGGCGACGTCCCGCTCAGCCTGGAGTACAAGCTGGAGGTCTGGGACTCGCCCAACTCCGCCGGCATCATCATCGACGCGATCCGGGCGGCGAAGATCGCCAAGGACCGCGGCATCGGCGGGCCGATCCTGTCGGCTTCATCGTACTTCATGAAGAGCCCGCCGGAGCAGTACTCCGACGACGTGGCGCGGGAGCTGGTGGAGAAGTTCATCCGCGGAGAGGTCGAGCGCTGA
- a CDS encoding MFS transporter produces MRLLRDLTTLLRHRFFRRLFAVRLVSQFSDGVFQVAIASYVLFSPERQPSATAIAVGFAVLLLPFSLLGPFCGVLLDRWSRRQTMVWCNAVRAVVVLLVLAVTRGGGEGPLFVLAVLACLSVNRFLLAALSAALPHVVSNERLVLANAVTPTCGTLAYLVGLGVGSTVAALGWGAPATAEYVVLVLASLGYAAGALLVLRIPRPMLGPDLAAAHAEVAATVRHVLHGLADGARHVVACRPAAFGLAAIAVQRFFFTLCTVAIILLYRNYFGAGDAAAGIAGLGTAVLVSGLGFGSAALLTPIAVRRIRKEAWIAVLLLVGAVAVVVPGTFFTVPAVLVTAFVLGLCAQGVKICVDTLVQESVADVYRGRVFSLYDVLFNVVVVLAATCAALTLPPTGRSYTVLAVTAVTYVAAAVGYARLTGVGLRPRTPASSESTAD; encoded by the coding sequence GTGCGGCTTCTGCGCGACCTCACGACCCTGCTGAGGCACCGCTTCTTCCGGCGGCTGTTCGCCGTCCGGCTGGTCTCGCAGTTCTCCGACGGGGTTTTCCAGGTCGCGATCGCGTCGTACGTCCTGTTCTCTCCCGAACGCCAGCCGTCCGCCACCGCGATCGCCGTCGGTTTCGCGGTGTTGTTGTTGCCGTTCTCCCTGCTCGGACCGTTCTGTGGTGTGCTGTTGGACCGCTGGTCGCGGCGACAGACCATGGTGTGGTGCAACGCCGTTCGCGCGGTGGTGGTGCTGCTCGTCCTGGCGGTGACGCGTGGGGGCGGCGAGGGACCGTTGTTCGTCCTCGCCGTCCTCGCCTGTCTGTCTGTCAACCGCTTCTTGCTCGCCGCGCTCTCGGCGGCCCTCCCTCACGTGGTCTCGAACGAACGCCTGGTGCTGGCCAACGCGGTCACGCCGACCTGTGGGACGCTCGCCTACCTCGTCGGCCTGGGCGTGGGCTCGACCGTGGCCGCCCTGGGGTGGGGAGCCCCGGCAACCGCGGAGTACGTCGTGCTGGTCCTCGCCAGTCTGGGCTATGCCGCCGGCGCGCTGCTGGTGCTGCGGATCCCGCGACCGATGCTGGGTCCCGACCTCGCGGCGGCACACGCCGAGGTCGCCGCGACGGTCCGGCACGTGCTGCACGGCCTGGCCGACGGGGCGCGGCACGTGGTGGCGTGCCGGCCGGCCGCCTTCGGCCTGGCCGCGATCGCGGTCCAGCGGTTCTTCTTCACCTTATGCACGGTGGCGATCATCCTGCTCTACCGCAACTACTTCGGCGCGGGTGACGCCGCCGCGGGGATCGCGGGCCTGGGCACCGCGGTGCTGGTGTCCGGGCTGGGGTTCGGTTCGGCGGCGCTGCTCACGCCGATCGCGGTCCGGCGGATTCGGAAGGAGGCCTGGATCGCGGTGCTCCTCCTCGTCGGGGCCGTCGCGGTGGTCGTGCCGGGCACCTTCTTCACCGTGCCCGCGGTCCTGGTGACCGCGTTCGTCCTCGGGCTGTGTGCCCAGGGCGTGAAGATCTGCGTGGACACACTGGTGCAGGAGTCCGTCGCCGACGTCTACCGCGGCCGGGTCTTCTCGTTGTACGACGTCTTGTTCAACGTCGTCGTCGTGCTCGCCGCCACCTGCGCCGCGCTCACGCTGCCGCCGACCGGGCGGTCGTACACCGTGCTTGCCGTCACCGCGGTGACCTACGTCGCCGCCGCGGTCGGCTACGCCCGGCTCACCGGCGTCGGCCTGCGCCCGCGTACCCCGGCCTCCTCCGAGTCAACCGCAGATTGA
- a CDS encoding CCA tRNA nucleotidyltransferase produces MSTDHLSEAQQRGVRELLRIAPVIDELGARFQAAGAQLALVGGSVRDALLGRLGLDLDFTTSARPVEVERLLTGWADAVWDIGREFGTIGARKGDWTIEITTFRAEAYDPDSRKPAVTFGDTLEGDLGRRDFTVNALAVNLPDRAFVDPFGGLTDLAAGVLRTPGRPEDSFTDDPLRMMRAARFASQLGFSVAPEVVAAIHAMADRITIVSAERVRDELVKMVLGADPRAGLELLVGTGLADHVLPELPALRLELDEHHRHKDVYEHSLTVLDQAIAMEGRIGNGGPDFVTRFAALMHDVGKPATRRFEDGGRVTFHHHEVKGARITTKRMRALRFSGDQVDAVSRLVELHLRFHGYGGGEWTDSAVRRYVRDAGPLLNRLHVLTRADCTTRNRRKAAALQRTYDQLEERIARLAEEEELASIRPDLDGNEIMETLGVPPGPVVGRAYKHLLEVRLDHGRLDKEAVRAELLRWWSEQPEARA; encoded by the coding sequence GTGTCGACCGACCACCTGAGCGAGGCCCAGCAACGCGGAGTACGAGAACTCCTGCGAATCGCCCCCGTGATCGACGAACTCGGCGCCCGGTTCCAGGCGGCCGGAGCCCAGCTCGCGCTCGTCGGCGGCTCCGTCCGTGACGCGCTGCTCGGCCGCCTCGGCCTCGACCTGGACTTCACCACCAGCGCCCGGCCCGTCGAGGTCGAACGCCTGCTCACCGGCTGGGCCGACGCGGTATGGGACATCGGCCGCGAGTTCGGGACGATCGGCGCCCGCAAGGGCGACTGGACGATCGAGATCACCACGTTCCGCGCGGAGGCGTACGACCCCGACAGCCGCAAGCCCGCGGTCACGTTCGGTGACACCCTGGAGGGGGACCTCGGCCGGCGCGACTTCACCGTCAACGCGCTCGCGGTCAACCTCCCCGACCGGGCCTTCGTCGACCCGTTCGGCGGGCTGACCGACCTGGCCGCCGGGGTCCTGCGTACACCCGGCCGGCCGGAGGACTCCTTCACCGACGACCCGCTGCGGATGATGCGGGCGGCGAGGTTCGCCAGCCAGCTCGGCTTCTCGGTGGCGCCGGAGGTGGTGGCGGCGATCCACGCGATGGCCGACCGGATCACCATCGTGTCCGCCGAGCGGGTCCGGGACGAGCTGGTGAAGATGGTCCTCGGCGCCGACCCCCGTGCCGGGCTGGAGCTCCTCGTGGGCACCGGGCTGGCCGACCACGTCCTGCCCGAGCTGCCCGCGCTGCGGCTGGAGCTCGACGAGCACCACCGGCACAAGGACGTGTACGAACACAGCCTCACCGTCCTCGACCAGGCGATCGCCATGGAGGGGCGGATCGGCAACGGCGGCCCGGACTTCGTGACCAGGTTCGCCGCGCTGATGCACGACGTGGGCAAGCCGGCGACCCGGCGGTTCGAGGACGGAGGCCGGGTCACCTTCCACCACCACGAGGTCAAGGGCGCCCGGATTACCACCAAGCGGATGCGTGCGCTGCGGTTCTCCGGTGACCAGGTGGACGCGGTGTCCCGGCTGGTGGAGCTGCACCTGCGCTTCCACGGGTACGGCGGCGGGGAGTGGACCGACTCCGCCGTACGCCGCTACGTCCGCGACGCCGGTCCGCTGCTGAACCGGCTGCACGTGCTCACCCGGGCCGACTGCACCACCCGCAACCGGCGCAAGGCAGCCGCCCTGCAGCGCACGTACGACCAGCTGGAGGAGCGGATCGCGCGGCTGGCCGAGGAGGAGGAGCTTGCCAGCATCCGGCCCGACCTCGACGGCAACGAGATCATGGAGACGCTGGGGGTCCCGCCCGGTCCGGTGGTCGGCCGGGCGTACAAGCACCTGCTGGAGGTCCGCCTGGACCACGGCCGGCTGGACAAGGAAGCGGTCCGCGCCGAGCTGCTGCGCTGGTGGTCGGAGCAGCCGGAAGCCAGGGCCTGA
- a CDS encoding DUF6049 family protein, which produces MLAGRARSATAVVAVLALLACVGGLVTAAATPASAQVPGVRIQIDSVTPYATKGTKNLRITGRVVNSGDVALSTVNAMLWFDQSPLTSRDELTAAAAEEPGERLGTRMDQPWNLVDQVAPRLRPHASARFDVKVPMQQLGLDTAGVYVVGVDIRATTPDSSLRETWRARTFLPYLPAGTKLTPVEVAFVLPVTDQPRLVDGDVMRGSSVSNDAGDTPALGEFAPTGRLSRLLELGADHGLSFLVDPSLLDEARRMSDGFTTSAGTRVGADQTADVRRWLNRARGVLAAGDAKMLPYADPDLPALQRYHLTDRFPQAVRAADQASDEYQSGGTLVWPGAGYADAGTLETIAASKAHTVLLSQRALPGLPKDGSSPVASLATPEGAVTALVADPALTAGGPGGRSSPVSIQQRFLSETALAAMQGGNPATTLRRMVAAMPRDWNPGASGATLFRTVESVSWLRPLSVGALLSQAPTAYGGPLRTSPSDTRAELSRSQVEHLRELAATSAMLLDMLAEPERSRPALDREFLRGASTSWRRDDADAVDLIDTMTSRIRAAIGRVEVVPPRLVTLSSQTGRFPVTIWNRGSQPVEVRLEVRPRDPKLLKVAPIDPVRVDPNRKATVSVTAQAPSDSAVRSAVQMEARVTTRSGTSFGATQPFFVRVTGYGQVGWVVIFVGLGLLLLAAGTRIVRRLRSAAAARRATAGGQGEAATEVDEPGAATEPGTEPGEPAPDETPGDPARSNGQAAQPNDEDPGTQPGSEPGSQPGSQPGSPGPDMTKAKR; this is translated from the coding sequence GTGTTGGCGGGTCGAGCAAGGTCGGCGACCGCCGTCGTGGCGGTGCTGGCGTTGCTGGCCTGCGTCGGCGGCCTGGTCACGGCTGCCGCGACGCCCGCGTCGGCCCAGGTGCCGGGAGTACGCATCCAGATCGACTCCGTGACGCCGTACGCCACCAAAGGGACGAAAAACCTTCGCATCACCGGCCGGGTGGTCAACTCCGGCGACGTGGCGCTGTCGACCGTCAACGCGATGTTGTGGTTCGATCAGTCGCCCCTCACGTCCCGTGACGAGCTCACCGCCGCGGCCGCCGAGGAGCCGGGCGAACGCCTCGGCACCCGCATGGACCAGCCGTGGAACCTCGTGGACCAGGTGGCCCCGAGGCTGCGGCCGCACGCCTCGGCACGGTTCGACGTCAAGGTGCCGATGCAGCAACTCGGACTGGACACGGCGGGTGTGTACGTCGTCGGCGTCGACATCCGGGCCACCACGCCGGATTCCAGCCTGCGGGAGACCTGGCGGGCTCGCACCTTCCTGCCGTACCTCCCGGCGGGCACCAAGCTGACGCCGGTCGAGGTGGCGTTCGTCCTGCCCGTCACCGACCAGCCGCGCCTGGTCGACGGCGACGTCATGCGCGGCTCCTCCGTGAGCAACGACGCCGGTGACACCCCGGCGCTCGGGGAGTTCGCACCGACTGGGCGGCTGAGCCGGCTGCTCGAACTCGGCGCCGACCACGGTCTCAGCTTCCTCGTCGACCCGTCCCTGCTGGACGAGGCACGGCGGATGTCCGACGGATTCACCACCTCGGCGGGCACCAGGGTCGGCGCCGACCAGACCGCCGACGTGCGCCGGTGGCTCAACCGAGCCCGGGGGGTGCTCGCTGCCGGTGACGCGAAGATGCTGCCGTACGCCGACCCCGACCTCCCCGCCCTGCAGCGCTACCACCTCACCGACCGTTTCCCCCAGGCGGTCCGGGCCGCCGACCAGGCCTCGGACGAGTACCAGTCCGGCGGCACCCTCGTCTGGCCCGGTGCGGGCTACGCCGACGCGGGCACCCTGGAGACGATCGCCGCCAGCAAGGCCCACACCGTGCTGCTGTCCCAGCGGGCCCTGCCCGGGCTGCCCAAGGACGGGTCCAGCCCGGTGGCGTCGTTGGCCACCCCCGAAGGCGCGGTGACCGCGCTCGTCGCCGACCCGGCCCTGACCGCCGGCGGACCGGGCGGGCGGTCCTCACCCGTGAGCATCCAGCAGCGGTTCCTGAGCGAGACCGCGCTGGCGGCGATGCAGGGCGGCAACCCGGCCACCACGCTCCGGAGGATGGTCGCCGCGATGCCGCGCGACTGGAACCCAGGTGCCTCCGGCGCCACGTTGTTCCGCACCGTCGAGTCCGTCTCCTGGCTGCGACCCCTCTCGGTCGGCGCGCTGCTGTCCCAGGCGCCCACGGCCTACGGCGGCCCGCTGCGTACGTCTCCCAGCGACACCCGGGCCGAGCTCAGCCGGAGCCAGGTCGAGCATCTGCGCGAGCTCGCGGCCACCTCGGCCATGCTGCTGGACATGCTGGCCGAGCCGGAGCGGTCCCGCCCGGCCCTGGATCGGGAGTTCCTGCGCGGAGCCTCCACGTCGTGGCGGCGCGACGACGCCGACGCGGTCGACCTCATCGACACCATGACCTCCCGGATCCGGGCGGCCATCGGCCGGGTCGAGGTCGTCCCGCCGCGCCTGGTGACCCTGTCCAGCCAGACCGGCCGCTTCCCGGTGACGATCTGGAACCGCGGCAGCCAGCCGGTGGAGGTACGCCTCGAGGTGCGCCCCCGCGACCCCAAACTGCTCAAGGTGGCCCCCATCGACCCGGTGCGCGTCGACCCCAACCGCAAGGCGACGGTGAGCGTGACGGCGCAGGCTCCGTCGGACAGCGCGGTCCGGTCCGCGGTGCAGATGGAGGCGCGGGTGACGACCCGTTCCGGTACGTCGTTCGGCGCCACCCAGCCGTTCTTCGTCAGGGTCACCGGCTACGGTCAGGTCGGCTGGGTGGTCATCTTCGTCGGCCTGGGGCTGTTGCTGTTGGCGGCCGGTACGCGTATCGTCCGGCGGCTGCGGTCGGCCGCGGCAGCCCGGAGGGCCACGGCCGGCGGTCAGGGCGAGGCGGCCACCGAGGTCGACGAGCCCGGCGCGGCGACCGAGCCCGGCACCGAGCCCGGCGAGCCCGCTCCGGACGAGACGCCGGGCGACCCGGCACGGTCCAACGGCCAGGCCGCGCAGCCGAACGACGAGGATCCCGGCACCCAGCCTGGTTCCGAACCCGGCTCCCAGCCCGGCTCCCAGCCCGGCTCTCCTGGCCCCGACATGACGAAGGCGAAGCGGTGA